The nucleotide sequence AGTTCGGTACCTTCACCCGTCCGGGCGTTAATTTTGACTACCGGTACGTGCAACTGCATTGCCAACTGCACGGCGTTTACGCGCAGATTCATGCTATCGGCCACATCCAGCATGTTAAGTGCCAGTACCGTAGGCAAACCCAAGTCAGCGATTTCGGTGAATAAGAGCAGATTACGTTGCAGATTGGAAGCATCGGCCACCACGATAACCGCATCGGGATAGTCAGGGTGGCGGGGATTGGCCAGAATATCCATTACCACCTGCTCATCCCTGGATTTGGGATAAATGCTGTAAATACCGGGCAGGTCAATCAGAATAGCCTCAGAAGGTGTTACCGGGGACGGTGGCCGATCAGTAGTTATCTCCGGTTCGGTGGGTACTGCCACTGCCTCCGGGATGGAGGCGAAGCGCATAATACCGGATTTTTTATCGACTGTGACACCGGGAAAATTCCCGGTTTTCTGACGTAAACCCGTCAGTTGATTAAATAGGGAGGATTTACCGGAATTAGGGTTGCCAATTAAGGCAATTTTATAGGAAGTAGATCTCAATGCTAGGTGTCACCAAAATAATAGAGCTAATACGCGTGGTTTTACTCCACCACAATGCTGGCGGCTTCGTTACGCCGCAACGACAGGCAGTAGCAGCCGCCCACCCGTACACAAATCGGATCCCCAAAGGGGGCTACGGCATCCAAACGTACCTCACAACCCGGCAAGCAGCCCATTTCCAAAAGTTTCAGTGACATAGCGCGGTCGCTGAAAGACTTAATGACGGCGCTTTCGCCTTTTTTCAGGTCGGCAACATTGCGGACAGCTAGCATGGGCTTATTTAGATTTAATATAATTAAACACAAAATAAAGGCATAGACACGACATTATCAAATGATTGCCCTCATGTTTTTTAATTCCTGACCAAAGTCAGTTAGAAAGCTACTGAAGTTGGTGCGGTGGTAACGCTTTATAGCGTACTTTTGCTTACTCAATGATTAAATGACAACCTGGGGGGCTCGCTAACTGGGGGTACTTTGACCCGATCCGTCCCCACCTCAGGAAAAGCCTGATTGTCAACTGTCGACCGATAGCTTTGCAAGAAGTAAAAACCCTCATCTGGAAAGAAATCACGCTGGAATGGCGGCAACGTTACGCACTGAGCGGTATGCTGCTCTACGTAGTGAGTACGGTTTTCATATGCTACCTAAGTTTCAACTTGAAGCGCAACGAACTCACCCCCATTGTCTGGAATACGCTCTTGTGGATTATCCTGCTGTTCACTGCCGTGAATGCCATTGCCCGGAGTTTCGCCCAGGAGCGCCACGCTAGGCTACTGTATTATTACACCCTCGCCAGTCCACAGGCCATTATCCTCTCTAAAATTATCTATAATACGCTGCTGATGCTGGCATTGGCGGGAATTGGTTTTGGCTTTTACACGTTTGTGATGGGAAGCCCCGTGGTAGATCTAGGGCTTTACCTGATCAGTATTGTTCTGGGTTCAGTTGGGTTTGCGTCGGTGTTGACACTTGTGTCGGGTATCTCTTCCAAAGCTGAAAACAGTGGTACCCTAATGGCTGTTCTGAGCTTTCCGATCATCCTTCCGATGTTACTTATGACGATTCGTCTGGCAAAAAATGCACTTGATGGACTTGACCGAAGCGTGAGTACTGACGAAATAAGTACCTTGCTGGCAATAGATGCTATTGTGATCACACTTTCGTATTTATTGTTTCCTTATTTGTGGAGAAGCTGAAAATTAATTTTGAATAAATGATTGATCGAGAGAAGTAGAGAACAGTACTTTCGCCAATTTATTCACTCAATTACTCAATTCAATATTGAACGTTTATGAAAAAAAGCTGGTGGAAAATCCTGACAGTCTTCATTATGTTTTATGTCATTTTCCAGGGATTGCTGGGAGGGGTACCCCGCCAACCGATCCTGAACGAGACGATCCGTAACTTGTATTTCCACGTTACCATGTGGCCTGCGATGATTACGATGCTATTGGTATCCATGATTTACGGAATCCGTTTTTTGAGCACGAACCAAATCAGCGACGATGACAAAT is from Salmonirosea aquatica and encodes:
- a CDS encoding FeoA family protein codes for the protein MLAVRNVADLKKGESAVIKSFSDRAMSLKLLEMGCLPGCEVRLDAVAPFGDPICVRVGGCYCLSLRRNEAASIVVE
- a CDS encoding heme exporter protein CcmB, which gives rise to MQEVKTLIWKEITLEWRQRYALSGMLLYVVSTVFICYLSFNLKRNELTPIVWNTLLWIILLFTAVNAIARSFAQERHARLLYYYTLASPQAIILSKIIYNTLLMLALAGIGFGFYTFVMGSPVVDLGLYLISIVLGSVGFASVLTLVSGISSKAENSGTLMAVLSFPIILPMLLMTIRLAKNALDGLDRSVSTDEISTLLAIDAIVITLSYLLFPYLWRS